From Antechinus flavipes isolate AdamAnt ecotype Samford, QLD, Australia chromosome 1, AdamAnt_v2, whole genome shotgun sequence:
GGGCAGAACCCAACCCTGGACACGCTTCCCTCCCGATACCGCCCCAGGGCTTTAACAGGCCCTTGACGGACAAAAGCCCGCGACCAAAACAGACCTGCCAGGAGGGGCAGCAAAAGGTCCTAGCAACAGCTTAGCGCCAGGACAGTAGCCCCACTATGGACAGCAGAGTGTGCGCGTGCGCCGTGATTGAGGGTTAGGAGTAGTGTGAAAGGGAGTATGCCTAACTCCCGACCTGGAAGCTGGAGACGAGCGCTGGAACGTCCCCGAGGCGTAGTGAGGAACAGGGGTATCACGGACTCCATTTCCCAAGGTGCACCAAGAAGGGAATTTGAAGTTGCGGAAGGACTACAGGTCCTATAATGCAACGCTCCTAAAACTACATCCTGTGAATCGACAGCTGCGCCTCTTTCCGGCGACTTACCTCGCCCCGGAAGATATATCACTGTAGGAAGGCCAACTTCCTCTTTCTAGCAAGTCCTGGGCCAGGTAAGACCTACTCGTGTGTTTCTCTGTGGGTTTCAGCAATCCGTGCCCAATCAGTCCCTTTAGAGCGCCATCCGCCCTTGAGCAGCGACCCCACAATTGCGGGGACTCCCTGTTTTTAACCTCCCTTGAGGTGCCGCTTCCAGAGGCCCTAGGAGGTGACGGCGCTGAGTTGGATCAGGCGCCCCCCACTTTTTCTTCTACCAGACTGACATGGCGGCGTCCTTCCATGGAGTAGCTGAGGCCGGCGTGCGATGCCGCGCAGCCAGGCTCAGTGCGTCCGCCCTGGGGACCCGCGGGAGAGGCGATTCGCGGGCTCCGCTTCCTCActgccctttcttcctcccttcccagacCGCGCGATATGGGCCGGGTGATCCGTGGTCAGAGGAAGGGCGCGGGCTCTGTCTTCCGCGCCCACGTGAAGCACAGAAAAGGAGCCGCCAAGCTCCGGGCTGTCGACTTCGCCGAGAGGCATGGCTACATTAAGGGTATCGTAAAGGTAGGTTGGGGCAGGGCCTGCCGTGTGGTTCGCGGGATAGAGAGGCCGCCTCAGGTCCCAAGTCCAAAGACACCCCCCAATTCGTCATGGGGATGAGGCTACTGTAGTTGGTTTTTCAACAGGTCTTTATGAGTTAACGTGCAAAGTGtttgaaatacaaaggaaaacaaaattgttcCTTCTTCTTAAGCTAAAACTCTGATGGGGAAGTCAGTATGCAAGCAATTATAGTCCTTCTTTTAAAGGTAGTTTAAAATAAGGCACTAGCACTTGGGAGCCGGGGCGGGCTGTGAAAGAATGAGTCTTTGAAGAAAGCCGGGGCATGAGAAAGCATTCCAAACACGATCAGTAAAAGCCACGGAGCGCCAGCCGGAAGCGTTTGGAACTGAGTTATACTAACAGTTACAAGTgctaaaactggaaaagtaggagggggccaggaattcaagaagaaatttcaattcaattgtCTTCCTGTAATTTCTCTTCACTTTATTTGTGGCAGTACATTTTTGGATCATTACAGCTTTATCTGCTTTTACTTGCCATCTCTATCTCAGCATGTGTCATTCCTGGAATAtaccttccttttttatttttgtttttgaagcaaTTAGTGGTTTTGCGTTTCTCTATATCCCCACCAATAGAGTCCTTATCTGACTTAATTTTCCTAACCCAGATTTAATGTTTTTCTCTAAACTGTAACACCTTTCAAATGTGAACAATTAACCCCTAAACGGTGCTAGAGTAAGTCCTAATTACTAACAGATGGCCTCACATGGCAGGATTTAGTAAATTCTTATGTTTCTTCAGGACATAATCCATGATCCAGGCCGAGGGGCTCCTCTTGCAAAAGTAGCTTTCCGAGATCCTTACCGATTTAAAAAGAGGACAGAATTGTTCATCGCTGCTGAAGGCATCCATACTGGCCAGTTTGTGTACTGTGGTAAGAAAGGTAAGATGCAGTTTTGTTATAGTAGcagtaaacatatatatatatatagtatactaaatagtaggtaacatttatatattgctttatgtatattcatatgagCCTTACTAGGATATGATTTAAAGATAGTATTATATCCACTAAATGAAAGGCAGTTCACATGGTGACTTATTTGGTCACATACTACTTATTGAATGTAGGGTTTTCCTAACTCCTACCTCCTACATCTTGTTGCCACTCTACCAGTTTTGCAGTTATGTATCCCAGTagttgggggggaaagggggaactCTCACTACTAAGTTCTTTGGAAGGAAGCTGAGCTATGGTTGTACAGATGTCATATTCTAATGAAGAATTCCTTAACTAGGCAAGCATTGTTTTAATCCAGACAAGCATTCCTTGAGAAGACCTTTATCAAACTACTATAGTTATATCATAGGGGCTCTCAAAAGTTCTGAATTAGGGGAATTCAATAGTGTTTTAAGTGATTTATCATAGGCATTTGTATGTTTCCCCTATTAAACTGCAAAGTCCTTGTAGAACAATCTGctgtatctatttttttaatccataacATAACACGGATATTTGTCTTTAGCTCAGCTCAACATTGGCAATGTCCTCCCAGTTGGCACAATGCCTGAAGGGACTATAGTGTGCTGTCTTGAAGAAAAGCCTGGGGACCGGGGCAAGCTTGCCCGTGCATCTGGAAACTATGCTACAGTAATCTCCCACAATCCTGAAACCAAGAAAACTAGGGTGAAGCTACCTTCAGGCTCTAAGAAAGTTATCTCCTCTGCAAACAGAGCTGTGGTTGGTAAGTCTCTATGAGCAAAAGCACTTGTATGATTTGCCATGGAGCCACTAAAGAAACTCAAAATGTAAGAATTGTAGAATCATTATCCCCCTAAAATGATCAGacttatttctttagtttttattaAATGAACTTGAACTTTGCAGCTAATCATCCTTTCCCTTACAGTCAGTCATGTTTTAGTAGTATATGGAACAAGctataaaatttgcaaagcacataAGATACCAGATACATAATTTTTGAGGTTGCTgtaatttccattttgcagataggaGCTGGGCCAAGAGAGATTCTGTGCCTTGGCAGGTTCACATGACTGTATATAGGCAggaataacataatattttaagagTTACCAAAGTACTAACTGTTTTTATTTGTCCATATagcctggaatttttttttaatctatccttttttttaaacctgtctTCCTTTATAAGTGGACATAACACTTAAAGTTCATAGGTAGGCAATCTATTGAATAATCAAATGCATTAGGGGCTGTGTTAGCCTTTGTTTTAGTGTCTCCCcaattttagtttatttgatgGAATGAGGAGGAAAGCTGCCAGTGCTTAAAGAAAAGTGAACAAGCCCATGgtagaaattttttcttaaaatttaaagaaatttaaatttcttaatttggGGGGGTAAAAGTAAATCATCCTTCAGTATGCTTCAGAATTGTGAACCAGTGCTACACAGATCTCAAAGGTCTCAAAGCTTAATTCTATATATGCACAAAGGTTTGGTGTTTTGGAAATAAGTATGTGTAGTTGTGAAAATGTCTTTATTCTTAGCAGAAATAATAACCTTATTCTACAGTTTGGAGAGTTGAAGTTCAGGTGGTCAGCAAAGTGGTCAGGCAAAGACTAAAACTTACCTGTTCTGATGAAGTAAGGTCTCTGCTTTAAGTGATAAGAAATTGAAACCCACGGTCCTAGTTTACAAATTGTAAGAGTCCTGAAATTATGCTACTGAACAAAATGACTTTTTGGAGTCCCAAAGGTAATGTTCTTATTCAATTGTTAGTCAAAATACCTAAGGTTTCGAGAGGAATAGGAGTTGCTTTTAGTCCCAAAAGAATTGTCAGGATAATAAGAGGGTTTCTGGAATGGGGGGAGCTGTCCCTTAGTCTGGGGACATTATTTTAGCatgtttcctcctcttcctcccctcctccttcctcatgggaacacaaggaaaaaaaaaaaaaaacatcttgaaCCAaccaaaatataagaaaacaatcATTGCTTCAAAAATGTTTCTGTTGGAAAGTCACTTAGAGaaaaagaactatttaaaaaatacagtcTAAAGAAATCTGAAAGACACTGGTTATATGGGGAATGCAGAGCAACCTTTGTCATCTCACTAGAACTAAACATTTGTTTCATAGGTGTTGTTGCTGGAGGAGGTCGTATTGATAAGCCCATTCTTAAGGCAGGTCGTGCTTATCACAAATATAAGGCCAAGAGAAACTGCTGGCCTCGTGTCCGGGGTGTGGCCATGAATGTGAGTATCTGGTGGGCTGTGGGGTGAAATTCTGAGTATTTCATATATTACTTATACTGGATGGGAATTTGTTATTATAGTTGTAGTCATTAATCTTTCAGATTACTAGTCTTTCTGTCTGGTTtcctggagaaaggaaagagggcaTAACAGCGTTTAATTGAGTCTTCTCTATATTGATCTAGCCAGCTAGATATGAAGAGTTAATGATAGCATCAAGTTTGTGAACCTCTTGGGGCCCAGGAAGTTCAAAAGATGGGACTTCAGGGGAAAACATGATAAATTCTACATAGGACATAGGTGCTACTAACCACACTCTGAGACATGGGAGTCAGTTAGTTGTTTAGCCATGTACATTTTTGAAATTACTGCCGGGCTCTTCAGGAGTGAAGTAAGGATAAACGTATT
This genomic window contains:
- the RPL8 gene encoding 60S ribosomal protein L8; amino-acid sequence: MGRVIRGQRKGAGSVFRAHVKHRKGAAKLRAVDFAERHGYIKGIVKDIIHDPGRGAPLAKVAFRDPYRFKKRTELFIAAEGIHTGQFVYCGKKAQLNIGNVLPVGTMPEGTIVCCLEEKPGDRGKLARASGNYATVISHNPETKKTRVKLPSGSKKVISSANRAVVGVVAGGGRIDKPILKAGRAYHKYKAKRNCWPRVRGVAMNPVEHPFGGGNHQHIGKPSTIRRDAPAGRKVGLIAARRTGRLRGTKTVQEKEN